In Rhinopithecus roxellana isolate Shanxi Qingling chromosome 16, ASM756505v1, whole genome shotgun sequence, a single genomic region encodes these proteins:
- the ENTPD8 gene encoding ectonucleoside triphosphate diphosphohydrolase 8 isoform X3 — protein MGLSRKEQVFLAILGASGVSGLTALILLLVEATSVLLPTDIKFGIVFDAGSSHTSLFLYQWPADKENGTGVVSQALACQVEGPGISSYTSNPAQAGESLQGCLEEALVLIPEAQHRKTPMFLGATAGMRLLRQKNSSQARDIFAAVTQVLGRSPVDFWGAELLAGQDEGAFGWITVNYGLGTLVKYSFTGEWIQPPEETLVGALDMGGASTQITFVPGGPILDKSTQADFRLYGSNYSVYTHSYLCFGRDQMLSRLLVGLVQAFSNFYHTFHFLNLTSGQSLSTVNTTIWEFCQRPWKLVGGDQLPWAGPLAARLLCLRPVHPHPPARGLQVQRGDLAQSRVPKAGGRCGHWLDTGLHAEPDRDDPRRRTGSVVGSELRRLGGQSGVHGADPGGGGGGCLGPALLVAGLVGGGGGPPQSPQAAASQMLEPS, from the exons ATGGGGCTGTCCCGGAAGGAGCAGGTCTTCTTGGCCATACTGGGGGCCTCGGGGGTCTCGGGCCTCACTGCACTCATTCTCCTCCTGGTGGAGGCCACCAGCGTGCTCCTGCCCACAGACATCAAG TTTGGCATCGTGTTTGATGCGGGCTCCTCCCACACGTCCCTGTTCCTGTATCAGTGGCCGGCGGACAAGGAGAATGGCACTGGTGTGGTCAGCCAGGCCCTGGCCTGCCAGGTGGAAG GGCCTGGAATCTCCTCCTACACTTCTAACCCTGCACAGGCTGGTGAGAGCCTGcagggctgcctggaggaggccCTGGTGCTGATCCCAGAGGCCCAGCATCGGAAAACACCCATGTTCCTGGGGGCCACGGCTGGCATGAGGTTGCTCAG GCAGAAGAACAGCTCTCAGGCCCGGGACATCTTTGCAGCAGTCACCCAGGTCCTGGGCCGGTCTCCCGTGGACTTTTGGGGTGCTGAGCTCCTGGCTGGGCAGGACGAAGGTGCCTTTGGTTGGATCACTGTCAACTACGGCTTGGGGACGCTGGTCAAG TACTCCTTCACTGGAGAATGGATCCAGCCTCCGGAGGAGACGCTGGTGGGCGCCCTGGACATGGGGGGTGCCTCCACCCAGATCACCTTCGTGCCTGGGGGCCCTATCTTGGACAAGAGCACCCAGGCCGATTTTCGCCTCTACGGCTCCAACTACAGCGTCTACACTCACAGCTACCTCTGCTTTGGGCGGGACCAGATGCTGAGCAGGCTCCTTGTGGGTCTGGTGCAG GCCTTCTCCAACTTCTACCACACCTTCCACTTCCTGAACCTCACCTCCGGGCAGTCCCTGAGCACGGTCAACACCACCATCTGGGAGTTTTGCCAGAGGCCCTGGAAACTGGTGG GTGGAGACCAGCTACCCTGGGCAGGACCGCTGGCTGCCAGACTACTGTGCCTCAGGCCTGTACATCCTCACCCTCCTGCACGAGGGCTACAGGTTCAGCGAGGAGACCTGGCCCAGTCTCGAGTTCCGAAAGCAG GCGGGCGGTGTGGACATTGGCTGGACACTGGGCTACATGCTGAACCTGACCGGGATGATCCCCGCCGACGCACCGGCTCAGTTGTGGGCAGTGAGCTACGGCGTCTGGGTGGCCAAAGTGGTGTTCATGGTGCTGACCCTGGTGGCGGTGGTGGGGGCTGCCTTGGTCCAGCTCTTCTGGTTGCAGGACtagtgggaggcggaggtgggcccCCACAGAGCCCACAGGCAGCTGCGTCCCAGATGCTAGAGCCTTCCTGA
- the ENTPD8 gene encoding ectonucleoside triphosphate diphosphohydrolase 8 isoform X2 has translation MGLSRKEQVFLAILGASGVSGLTALILLLVEATSVLLPTDIKFGIVFDAGSSHTSLFLYQWPADKENGTGVVSQALACQVEGPGISSYTSNPAQAGESLQGCLEEALVLIPEAQHRKTPMFLGATAGMRLLRQKNSSQARDIFAAVTQVLGRSPVDFWGAELLAGQDEGAFGWITVNYGLGTLVKYSFTGEWIQPPEETLVGALDMGGASTQITFVPGGPILDKSTQADFRLYGSNYSVYTHSYLCFGRDQMLSRLLVGLVQSRPAALLRHPCYLSGYQTTLALAPLYESPCVHTTPPLSLPQNLTVEGTGNPGACVSAIRELFNFSSCQGQEDCAFDGIYQPPLQGKFYAFSNFYHTFHFLNLTSGQSLSTVNTTIWEFCQRPWKLVETSYPGQDRWLPDYCASGLYILTLLHEGYRFSEETWPSLEFRKQAGGVDIGWTLGYMLNLTGMIPADAPAQLWAVSYGVWVAKVVFMVLTLVAVVGAALVQLFWLQD, from the exons ATGGGGCTGTCCCGGAAGGAGCAGGTCTTCTTGGCCATACTGGGGGCCTCGGGGGTCTCGGGCCTCACTGCACTCATTCTCCTCCTGGTGGAGGCCACCAGCGTGCTCCTGCCCACAGACATCAAG TTTGGCATCGTGTTTGATGCGGGCTCCTCCCACACGTCCCTGTTCCTGTATCAGTGGCCGGCGGACAAGGAGAATGGCACTGGTGTGGTCAGCCAGGCCCTGGCCTGCCAGGTGGAAG GGCCTGGAATCTCCTCCTACACTTCTAACCCTGCACAGGCTGGTGAGAGCCTGcagggctgcctggaggaggccCTGGTGCTGATCCCAGAGGCCCAGCATCGGAAAACACCCATGTTCCTGGGGGCCACGGCTGGCATGAGGTTGCTCAG GCAGAAGAACAGCTCTCAGGCCCGGGACATCTTTGCAGCAGTCACCCAGGTCCTGGGCCGGTCTCCCGTGGACTTTTGGGGTGCTGAGCTCCTGGCTGGGCAGGACGAAGGTGCCTTTGGTTGGATCACTGTCAACTACGGCTTGGGGACGCTGGTCAAG TACTCCTTCACTGGAGAATGGATCCAGCCTCCGGAGGAGACGCTGGTGGGCGCCCTGGACATGGGGGGTGCCTCCACCCAGATCACCTTCGTGCCTGGGGGCCCTATCTTGGACAAGAGCACCCAGGCCGATTTTCGCCTCTACGGCTCCAACTACAGCGTCTACACTCACAGCTACCTCTGCTTTGGGCGGGACCAGATGCTGAGCAGGCTCCTTGTGGGTCTGGTGCAG AGCCGCCCGGCTGCCCTACTCCGTCACCCATGCTACCTCAGCGGCTACCAGACCACACTGGCCCTGGCCCCACTGTATGAGTCACCCTGTGTCCACACCACACCCCCCCTGAGCCTCCCCCAGAACCTCACAGTCGAAGGGACAGGCAACCCTGGGGCCTGCGTCTCAGCCATCCGGGAACTTTTCAACTTCTCCAGCTGCCAGGGCCAGGAGGACTGTGCCTTCGACGGCATCTACCAGCCCCCGCTGCAGGGCAAGTTCTAC GCCTTCTCCAACTTCTACCACACCTTCCACTTCCTGAACCTCACCTCCGGGCAGTCCCTGAGCACGGTCAACACCACCATCTGGGAGTTTTGCCAGAGGCCCTGGAAACTG GTGGAGACCAGCTACCCTGGGCAGGACCGCTGGCTGCCAGACTACTGTGCCTCAGGCCTGTACATCCTCACCCTCCTGCACGAGGGCTACAGGTTCAGCGAGGAGACCTGGCCCAGTCTCGAGTTCCGAAAGCAG GCGGGCGGTGTGGACATTGGCTGGACACTGGGCTACATGCTGAACCTGACCGGGATGATCCCCGCCGACGCACCGGCTCAGTTGTGGGCAGTGAGCTACGGCGTCTGGGTGGCCAAAGTGGTGTTCATGGTGCTGACCCTGGTGGCGGTGGTGGGGGCTGCCTTGGTCCAGCTCTTCTGGTTGCAGGACtag
- the ENTPD8 gene encoding ectonucleoside triphosphate diphosphohydrolase 8 isoform X1: MGLSRKEQVFLAILGASGVSGLTALILLLVEATSVLLPTDIKFGIVFDAGSSHTSLFLYQWPADKENGTGVVSQALACQVEGPGISSYTSNPAQAGESLQGCLEEALVLIPEAQHRKTPMFLGATAGMRLLRQKNSSQARDIFAAVTQVLGRSPVDFWGAELLAGQDEGAFGWITVNYGLGTLVKYSFTGEWIQPPEETLVGALDMGGASTQITFVPGGPILDKSTQADFRLYGSNYSVYTHSYLCFGRDQMLSRLLVGLVQSRPAALLRHPCYLSGYQTTLALAPLYESPCVHTTPPLSLPQNLTVEGTGNPGACVSAIRELFNFSSCQGQEDCAFDGIYQPPLQGKFYAFSNFYHTFHFLNLTSGQSLSTVNTTIWEFCQRPWKLVGGDQLPWAGPLAARLLCLRPVHPHPPARGLQVQRGDLAQSRVPKAGGRCGHWLDTGLHAEPDRDDPRRRTGSVVGSELRRLGGQSGVHGADPGGGGGGCLGPALLVAGLVGGGGGPPQSPQAAASQMLEPS, translated from the exons ATGGGGCTGTCCCGGAAGGAGCAGGTCTTCTTGGCCATACTGGGGGCCTCGGGGGTCTCGGGCCTCACTGCACTCATTCTCCTCCTGGTGGAGGCCACCAGCGTGCTCCTGCCCACAGACATCAAG TTTGGCATCGTGTTTGATGCGGGCTCCTCCCACACGTCCCTGTTCCTGTATCAGTGGCCGGCGGACAAGGAGAATGGCACTGGTGTGGTCAGCCAGGCCCTGGCCTGCCAGGTGGAAG GGCCTGGAATCTCCTCCTACACTTCTAACCCTGCACAGGCTGGTGAGAGCCTGcagggctgcctggaggaggccCTGGTGCTGATCCCAGAGGCCCAGCATCGGAAAACACCCATGTTCCTGGGGGCCACGGCTGGCATGAGGTTGCTCAG GCAGAAGAACAGCTCTCAGGCCCGGGACATCTTTGCAGCAGTCACCCAGGTCCTGGGCCGGTCTCCCGTGGACTTTTGGGGTGCTGAGCTCCTGGCTGGGCAGGACGAAGGTGCCTTTGGTTGGATCACTGTCAACTACGGCTTGGGGACGCTGGTCAAG TACTCCTTCACTGGAGAATGGATCCAGCCTCCGGAGGAGACGCTGGTGGGCGCCCTGGACATGGGGGGTGCCTCCACCCAGATCACCTTCGTGCCTGGGGGCCCTATCTTGGACAAGAGCACCCAGGCCGATTTTCGCCTCTACGGCTCCAACTACAGCGTCTACACTCACAGCTACCTCTGCTTTGGGCGGGACCAGATGCTGAGCAGGCTCCTTGTGGGTCTGGTGCAG AGCCGCCCGGCTGCCCTACTCCGTCACCCATGCTACCTCAGCGGCTACCAGACCACACTGGCCCTGGCCCCACTGTATGAGTCACCCTGTGTCCACACCACACCCCCCCTGAGCCTCCCCCAGAACCTCACAGTCGAAGGGACAGGCAACCCTGGGGCCTGCGTCTCAGCCATCCGGGAACTTTTCAACTTCTCCAGCTGCCAGGGCCAGGAGGACTGTGCCTTCGACGGCATCTACCAGCCCCCGCTGCAGGGCAAGTTCTAC GCCTTCTCCAACTTCTACCACACCTTCCACTTCCTGAACCTCACCTCCGGGCAGTCCCTGAGCACGGTCAACACCACCATCTGGGAGTTTTGCCAGAGGCCCTGGAAACTGGTGG GTGGAGACCAGCTACCCTGGGCAGGACCGCTGGCTGCCAGACTACTGTGCCTCAGGCCTGTACATCCTCACCCTCCTGCACGAGGGCTACAGGTTCAGCGAGGAGACCTGGCCCAGTCTCGAGTTCCGAAAGCAG GCGGGCGGTGTGGACATTGGCTGGACACTGGGCTACATGCTGAACCTGACCGGGATGATCCCCGCCGACGCACCGGCTCAGTTGTGGGCAGTGAGCTACGGCGTCTGGGTGGCCAAAGTGGTGTTCATGGTGCTGACCCTGGTGGCGGTGGTGGGGGCTGCCTTGGTCCAGCTCTTCTGGTTGCAGGACtagtgggaggcggaggtgggcccCCACAGAGCCCACAGGCAGCTGCGTCCCAGATGCTAGAGCCTTCCTGA